A part of Hippea maritima DSM 10411 genomic DNA contains:
- a CDS encoding indolepyruvate oxidoreductase subunit beta has translation MNIQSVLFVGVGGDGIITASNIVAQACMLAGFDVKKSEIHGMSQRGGSVSASVRFGERVYSPTDKKGQVPFMFATEKVEMLRWVGYLNPSSVVIVNDRIMPIINQVIDEQKIDMMMEKVKVAKIIKRRFLDDALKLGNDKIVNTVMLGVLSAFLDVDEKYFLQAIDNVLPEKLRTINAMAFSYGRKLSQDLA, from the coding sequence ATGAACATTCAAAGTGTGTTGTTTGTTGGTGTTGGAGGGGATGGAATAATCACAGCTTCTAATATAGTAGCGCAGGCGTGCATGCTTGCCGGTTTTGATGTTAAAAAGAGTGAGATTCACGGTATGAGCCAGAGGGGCGGGTCTGTTAGTGCCTCGGTTAGGTTTGGAGAGAGGGTTTACTCGCCAACAGACAAGAAAGGTCAGGTTCCCTTCATGTTTGCAACAGAGAAGGTGGAGATGTTAAGGTGGGTTGGTTATCTGAATCCGTCATCTGTTGTTATAGTAAACGATAGGATTATGCCTATAATCAATCAAGTGATAGATGAGCAGAAGATAGATATGATGATGGAAAAGGTTAAGGTGGCAAAGATAATAAAGAGAAGGTTTTTGGATGATGCCTTAAAGCTGGGCAATGATAAGATTGTAAATACTGTGATGTTGGGTGTTCTGTCTGCGTTTTTAGATGTGGATGAGAAGTATTTCTTACAGGCTATAGATAATGTTCTGCCGGAGAAACTCAGAACGATAAACGCTATGGCTTTTAGTTATGGAAGAAAACTATCACAAGACTTAGCATAA
- a CDS encoding valine--tRNA ligase — protein sequence MDETKYSPSFETKWYEFWEKNGYFQPANKEGKENFSIVIPPPNVTGALHIGHALNGTLQDIMVRYKRMKGYNVLWVPGTDHAGIATQNMVEKDLASKGIKKEDLGREKFVEKVWEWKEKYGNRIINQIKRLGLSCDWSRLRFTMDEQLSKAVRKVFVQLYKEGLIYKDKYIINWCPRCHTALSDLEVEHKDETGKLYYIEYPFEDGSGGVVVATTRPETMFGDTAVAVNPNDERYKDVIGKNVVLPIKDKLIPIIADEYVDMEFGTGVVKITPAHDPNDFEVGRRHNLDIVVAIDDYGKMTDEALHFKGMDRFECRSKLVAELEGKGFIKNVAEIKHAVGQCYRCHTTIEPYVSEQWFVKTKPLAEPAIEAVKNGDTRFVPKNWEKTYFEWMYNIKDWCISRQLWWGHRIPVWKCEDCGKYTVSEDEPKACEHCGSDKLVQEEDVLDTWFSSALWPMSTLGWPNQTDDLKRFYPTSLLVTGFDIIFFWVARMMMMGLHFMKDVPFRDVYIHALVRDQYGQKMSKTKGNVIDPLEVVEKYGADSMRFTLAILAAQGRDIKLSEDKIEGYKRFMNKIWNAYRFIKINTEGMELKEKPKKLSPASIWIKSRLAKTIRKVEQSLSEYKFNEAASAIYQFIWHEFCDYYIEMSKVHMDDEFSYSIKFTLLEVFEATLRLLHPFTPFITEELWQKLPNKKGDSIIIAEYPEYKESMISEDIEAAMDIVLDTIRSIRNLRSENNIQPSKKIKVYMKVEDEKTQSIIINFKNYVYALAGVDNLIMTNKPDEECIVQSTIYGDIFLPVEGNIDVKKEVERLTKLIKKQEKSLSFLNSKLNNQAFLEKAPKELIEQKKAEFEDVSRLYQKTKSRLEQLKGLVE from the coding sequence ATGGATGAGACTAAATATTCGCCATCTTTTGAAACAAAGTGGTATGAGTTTTGGGAGAAGAACGGATATTTTCAACCTGCCAATAAGGAAGGTAAAGAGAATTTTAGCATAGTTATACCTCCACCAAATGTTACCGGGGCTTTGCACATTGGTCATGCCTTAAACGGCACCCTGCAAGATATCATGGTTAGATACAAGAGGATGAAGGGTTATAATGTCTTGTGGGTGCCAGGAACTGATCATGCCGGTATTGCAACCCAGAACATGGTGGAGAAGGATTTAGCAAGCAAAGGTATAAAGAAAGAGGATTTAGGAAGAGAGAAGTTTGTTGAGAAAGTGTGGGAGTGGAAGGAAAAATACGGCAACAGAATCATTAATCAGATAAAAAGGTTAGGATTGAGCTGTGATTGGTCTCGCCTGCGTTTTACGATGGATGAGCAGCTTTCTAAGGCTGTCAGAAAGGTTTTTGTTCAGCTTTACAAGGAAGGCTTGATATACAAGGATAAATACATTATCAACTGGTGTCCCAGATGTCATACAGCTTTGAGCGACCTTGAGGTTGAGCACAAGGATGAAACAGGAAAGCTGTATTACATAGAGTATCCGTTTGAGGATGGCTCAGGCGGCGTTGTTGTTGCGACCACAAGGCCAGAGACTATGTTTGGCGACACAGCGGTTGCGGTTAACCCAAACGATGAGAGGTATAAGGATGTAATCGGCAAGAATGTGGTCTTGCCCATCAAAGACAAGCTAATCCCCATCATAGCAGATGAATATGTCGATATGGAGTTTGGAACAGGCGTTGTAAAGATTACACCTGCACATGACCCGAATGATTTTGAGGTGGGCAGAAGACATAATTTGGATATAGTTGTTGCAATAGATGATTACGGCAAGATGACGGATGAGGCTTTGCATTTTAAGGGGATGGATAGATTTGAATGCCGCTCAAAGCTTGTGGCAGAGCTTGAAGGTAAGGGTTTCATTAAGAATGTTGCGGAAATAAAGCATGCTGTAGGTCAGTGCTATAGATGTCATACAACTATTGAACCTTATGTATCTGAGCAGTGGTTTGTTAAGACTAAACCGTTAGCAGAACCTGCAATAGAAGCCGTTAAGAATGGCGATACCCGTTTTGTGCCCAAAAATTGGGAGAAAACATACTTTGAGTGGATGTATAATATTAAGGATTGGTGTATCTCAAGGCAGCTATGGTGGGGTCATAGGATACCTGTTTGGAAGTGTGAGGATTGTGGTAAATATACGGTTTCTGAAGATGAACCTAAAGCTTGTGAACATTGTGGAAGTGATAAGTTGGTTCAGGAAGAGGATGTGTTGGATACATGGTTCTCATCAGCTCTTTGGCCTATGTCAACTCTGGGCTGGCCTAATCAGACAGATGATTTGAAGCGCTTTTATCCGACAAGCCTGCTTGTTACGGGTTTTGATATTATCTTTTTCTGGGTTGCTCGCATGATGATGATGGGTTTGCACTTTATGAAGGATGTGCCATTTAGGGATGTTTATATACATGCATTGGTTAGAGACCAATATGGCCAAAAGATGAGCAAGACAAAGGGCAATGTTATTGACCCTCTTGAGGTTGTTGAAAAATACGGTGCGGATTCAATGAGGTTTACACTTGCAATTTTGGCAGCCCAGGGCAGGGATATTAAGCTCTCTGAGGATAAGATTGAAGGTTATAAGCGTTTTATGAATAAAATATGGAATGCATATAGATTTATAAAAATAAACACAGAAGGCATGGAGTTAAAAGAAAAACCCAAAAAACTTTCACCTGCCTCTATTTGGATAAAATCCAGGTTGGCCAAAACCATCAGAAAGGTGGAGCAGAGCCTATCTGAGTATAAGTTTAACGAGGCTGCGAGTGCTATCTATCAGTTTATCTGGCATGAATTCTGTGATTACTATATAGAGATGAGTAAGGTTCATATGGATGATGAGTTTTCATATTCTATAAAATTTACCTTACTTGAGGTATTTGAGGCAACTTTGAGACTATTACATCCATTTACGCCATTTATAACAGAGGAATTATGGCAGAAACTACCAAATAAGAAGGGCGATTCCATAATAATAGCAGAATATCCCGAATATAAGGAATCTATGATTTCAGAAGATATAGAGGCTGCTATGGATATTGTTTTGGATACAATCCGCTCTATAAGGAACCTAAGAAGTGAGAATAATATTCAACCCTCAAAGAAAATAAAGGTCTATATGAAAGTTGAAGACGAGAAAACGCAATCTATAATTATAAATTTCAAAAACTATGTATATGCTTTAGCCGGTGTGGATAATCTTATAATGACAAATAAACCGGATGAGGAGTGTATCGTCCAGTCTACTATTTACGGTGATATTTTCCTGCCGGTTGAGGGTAATATAGATGTTAAAAAAGAAGTTGAAAGACTTACAAAGCTTATAAAGAAACAGGAAAAATCGCTGTCATTTTTGAATAGTAAGCTCAATAATCAGGCTTTTCTTGAGAAGGCCCCTAAGGAATTGATAGAACAGAAGAAGGCTGAGTTTGAGGATGTTAGTAGGCTATATCAAAAAACCAAAAGTAGGTTAGAACAATTAAAGGGGTTGGTTGAATGA